The Pantoea vagans genome contains the following window.
TTCAAGCTGCAGGTGCGTTGGCTACGTGCATTCACCTCAGTCACTTACTTCAGTAAGCTCCTGAGGATTCATGCACTTGCCGCCTTCCTGAAGCTCGAATTATTTTGGGTATAGTGTCTTTGCACTCTGACCACCCCCTGCTTTATTTTGTGATTCATTTCACTCACCGCAGAATGAATTCACGCACAAGCAGGGCAATTTATAGGCTAAATGAAGTAATATTTGTTTGATCATGCTCACAAACAGTCAATGATGATTATAAATAATCAAAATCAACTTAACTATTTCAGCGCGGACTGCAAAAAGTCGACAAAGGCGCTAATGCGAGCGGGCAACTGGCGCTGTGGCTGCCACACGGCAAAAATATCACCGTCCACCGCGCTCCATTCAGGCAGCACATGCAGCAGTTCCCCGCGCTCAATGCTGTGCTGAGCGTCCCACCAGGAACGCAGCAGAATACCGTGTCCATCCATCGCCAATTGCACCGCCACCTCACCATCGTTGGTGATCAGACTGCCGTGCACCTTTTGCGTCAACTGCTGCTCGCCGTTGCTCAAACGCCACAGGGCAAAATCACTCTCATACTGACGCAGTAAAATACAGTTGTGTTGTGACAGAGCAGCAATATTCTCAGGCAGCCCATAGCGTTCGGCGTAGATCGGCGCGCAGCATAACACGCGCGGATTGGTGCGCAACTTACGCGCCATCAGCCGTGCATCGGGCGGCTCGCCCATGCGGATATCGATATCAATGTGCGCATCGAGGAAATTGAGTGGCTGGCTGCTGAGCTGCAATGACATAGAGACTTCAGGATGCAGCGCGGCAAAACGTGAGACACAAGGCGCCACGTGCCGTCGGCCAAAGCCGAACGAGGCGTTAATGTTGAGCGAGCCACGCAGCACCGCGGTTTGGCTGCTGACCGCCTCTTCCAACTCTGCCAGCTGATCCAGCAGCGGCCGCGCCCCTTCCAGATAGCGCTTGCCCTCGGCGGTCAGTTCCAGCCGTCGTGTCGTGCGGCGCAGCAGTTGAACACCCAGCCGCTGTTCCAGTTGGCTCAGGCGTTTACTGACCGCAGGCAGCGACAGGCCCAGTTCCCGCGCCGCAGCGGTTAAGCTCTCCAGCGTTGCCACCCGGACAAAGAAGGCCAGATCGTCGGTTGAAGTGCGCGATTCTCTACTTTTATTCAACATTGGCTTGCCGCTCAGGCTAATTATTTCCCAGTGATGCATGGTTATACTGCGTTCAGAACATCAACAGCAACCTGCGAGAGACCCTATGAGCGGCAAAACCTATAAAATCGCCGTCATCCCTGGCGATGGCATTGGCAAAGAAGTGATGCCTGAAGGCATCCGTGTGATGGATGCAGCGGCGAAGAAATTCAATATTTCACTGGAGTGGCAGTGGTTTGACTTTGCCAGCGCCGAATACTGGCAGCAGCACGGTAAAATGCTGCCGGATGATTGGTTCGCCACCTTAAGCCAGTTCGATGCCATCTATTTTGGCGCCGTGGGCTGGCCGGATGTGGTGCCCGATCATGTGTCACTGTGGGGATCGCTGTTGCAGTTCCGTCGCGAGTTCGATCAGTACGTCAACCTGCGTCCGGTGCGTTTAATGCCAGGCGTGAAAGCACCGCTGGCAAACCGCCAGCCGGGCGATATCGATTTCTACGTAGTACGCGAAAACACCGAGGGCGAGTACTCGTCCGTGGGCGGCACCATGTTCCCCGGCACCGAGCGTGAAGTGGTGATTCAGGAGACGGTCATGACGCGCACTGGCGTCGATCGTATTCTGAAATTTGCTTACGAGTTAGCGCAAAAGCGCCCGAAAAAACACCTGACATCGGCCACCAAATCCAACGGCATTGCTATCACCATGCCCTACTGGGACAGCCGTGTTGAAGCGATGGCACCGAGCTACCCGGAAGTAAAAGTCGATAAATACCATATCGATATTCTGACCGCGAACTTCGTGCTGCATCCTGACTGGTTTGATGTGGTGGTCGCCAGCAACCTGTTTGGCGATATCCTGTCGGACCTCGGCCCCGCCTGTACGGGTACCATCGGGATTGCACCTTCGGCCAATATCAACCCGGAGGGCAAGTTCCCCAGCCTGTTTGAACCTGTGCACGGTTCTGCGCCCGATATCGCGGGTAAAGGCGTGGCCAACCCGATTGGACAGATTTGGTGTGGCGCGATGATGCTGGAACATCTGGGTTACGCTGAAGCGGGTGCCGCAGTGCTTGATGCGATTGAGCGCACGCTGGCTGCGGGCAATAACCTGACACGCGATCTCGGCGGCAGCGCCTCAACGGAAGCGCTGGGCGTGGCCATAGCGGCTGCGTTGTAACGTTAAAATGCGCGATGAGTCGCGCCGCTACGGTAATGTCGGTTACGGGCGACCTGAAGGCCGCCCCTGGCAATGATGGATATTCTGAACGCCCAACTACTTCACTGCCCCTTCTGTCACACCACTAATAAACTTGCGCTGGAACACCAGGAACACCGCCACCAGCGGCATAATCACGATCATCGCGCCTGCCATCAGCACCGGAATGTCGATGGTGTTTTTGTTCTGGAAGAACATCATGCCGATGGGCAAGGTGCGTAGCTCATCTTTGTTGACCAGAATCAGCGGGATA
Protein-coding sequences here:
- a CDS encoding LysR family transcriptional regulator produces the protein MLNKSRESRTSTDDLAFFVRVATLESLTAAARELGLSLPAVSKRLSQLEQRLGVQLLRRTTRRLELTAEGKRYLEGARPLLDQLAELEEAVSSQTAVLRGSLNINASFGFGRRHVAPCVSRFAALHPEVSMSLQLSSQPLNFLDAHIDIDIRMGEPPDARLMARKLRTNPRVLCCAPIYAERYGLPENIAALSQHNCILLRQYESDFALWRLSNGEQQLTQKVHGSLITNDGEVAVQLAMDGHGILLRSWWDAQHSIERGELLHVLPEWSAVDGDIFAVWQPQRQLPARISAFVDFLQSALK
- a CDS encoding tartrate dehydrogenase; this encodes MSGKTYKIAVIPGDGIGKEVMPEGIRVMDAAAKKFNISLEWQWFDFASAEYWQQHGKMLPDDWFATLSQFDAIYFGAVGWPDVVPDHVSLWGSLLQFRREFDQYVNLRPVRLMPGVKAPLANRQPGDIDFYVVRENTEGEYSSVGGTMFPGTEREVVIQETVMTRTGVDRILKFAYELAQKRPKKHLTSATKSNGIAITMPYWDSRVEAMAPSYPEVKVDKYHIDILTANFVLHPDWFDVVVASNLFGDILSDLGPACTGTIGIAPSANINPEGKFPSLFEPVHGSAPDIAGKGVANPIGQIWCGAMMLEHLGYAEAGAAVLDAIERTLAAGNNLTRDLGGSASTEALGVAIAAAL